A genomic window from Vitis riparia cultivar Riparia Gloire de Montpellier isolate 1030 chromosome 18, EGFV_Vit.rip_1.0, whole genome shotgun sequence includes:
- the LOC117907366 gene encoding homeobox protein knotted-1-like 2, with protein sequence MEDYNQLGENTASRASFLYTSSVLAPNSSVYGRTSSGSNANNQQTQVPINTFHLQSGECFQSEAHPVVKTEASTSQHAQKFHYPIIRGHQTVDHQQQQQGNESFNEVEAIKAKIIAHPQYSNLLEAYMDCQKVGAPPEVVERLAAVRQEFESRQRSSVTCRDASKDPELDQFMEAYYDMLVKYREELTRPLQEATDFMRRIESQLNMLSNGPVRIFTSDEKCEGVGSSEEDQDNSGGETELPEIDPRAEDRELKNHLLRKYSGYLSSLKQELSKKKKKGKLPKDARQKLLNWWELHYKWPYPSETEKVALAETTGLDQKQINNWFINQRKRHWKPSEDMQFMVMDGLHPQNAALYMESHYMGDGAYRLGP encoded by the exons ATGGAGGATTATAATCAACTGGGGGAGAATACGGCCTCTAGAGCTAGTTTCTTGTACACTTCTTCGGTTCTTGCACCGAATTCCTCAGTGTATGGGAGAACGAGCAGCGGCTCTAATGCGAATAATCAACAGACCCAGGTGCCCATCAACACCTTTCATCTTCAATCGGGCGAGTGTTTTCAATCTGAAGCACATCCGGTAGTGAAGACCGAAGCGAGCACTTCTCAACATGCTCAGAAATTTCACTACCCTATAATTAGAGGGCACCAAACAGTTGATCATCAGCAACAGCAACAAGGGAACGAAAGCTTCAATGAAGTTGAAGCCATTAAAGCCAAGATCATCGCCCATCCTCAATATTCCAACCTTTTGGAAGCTTACATGGATTGTCAAAAG GTGGGAGCCCCACCCGAAGTAGTAGAGCGACTTGCGGCTGTTCGCCAGGAGTTCGAGTCACGGCAGCGATCTTCAGTCACTTGCAGAGATGCTTCAAAGGACCCAGAACTGGACCAGTTCATG GAAGCTTACTACGACATGCTGGTGAAATATCGGGAAGAACTAACAAGGCCACTACAAGAGGCAACGGATTTCATGCGTAGGATCGAATCACAGCTAAATATGCTTAGCAATGGTCCCGTGCGGATCTTCACCTCCG ATGAGAAGTGCGAGGGTGTTGGTTCCTCAGAAGAGGATCAAGACAACAGTGGTGGGGAAACCGAACTTCCTGAGATTGATCCACGGGCGGAAGATAGAGAACTTAAGAACCACCTGTTGAGGAAGTATAGTGGTTACTTAAGTAGTCTCAAGCAAGAgctttccaagaaaaagaagaaagggaaACTACCCAAAGACGCCAGGCAGAAGCTACTCAATTGGTGGGAGTTACACTACAAATGGCCATACCCCTCA GAGACAGAGAAGGTGGCCTTGGCTGAAACTACTGGTTTGGACCAGAAACAAATTAATAATTGGTTCATCAACCAAAGGAAAAGACACTGGAAACCTTCTGAAGATATGCAATTCATGGTGATGGATGGCCTCCATCCCCAGAATGCAGCCCTCTATATGGAAAGTCACTATATGGGCGATGGTGCTTATCGTTTGGGGCCATGA
- the LOC117906080 gene encoding homeobox-leucine zipper protein HAT22-like, translating to MGFEDVCCTGLGLGLGRQDRPQSRLQSDHQEKKKKPCLKYDNSFPCLTLGPSEDTYQLAAKINDAGKGYGESTDLQRQASSLSAVSSFSNSSIKKERDLCGEVEVEVEVEIERVSSRASDEDEEGNSRKKLRLTKEQAVILEDSFKQHSTLNPRQKQVLAKQLNLRPRQVEVWFQNRRARTKLKQTEVDCELLRKRCETLTDENQRLQKELQELKALKLATPLYMQLPAATLTMCPSCERIGSGGDASSKTSFTIGAKPRFCNPFTHPSPAC from the exons ATGggttttgaagatgtttgttGCACAGGCCTTGGTCTTGGTTTAGGCCGCCAGGATCGCCCTCAGAGTCGTTTGCAGTCCGATCAtcaagagaagaagaagaagccatGCTTGAAATATGATAACTCCTTCCCGTGTCTTACGCTAGGCCCATCGGAAGATACGTATCAATTGGCTGCAAAGATTAATGATGCTGGTAAAGGGTATGGTGAATCAACCGATTTGCAGAGACAGGCCTCTTCTCTTAGTGCAGTGTCATCATTTTCTAACTCTAGTATTAAAAAGGAGAGAGACTTATGTGGTGAGGTAGAGGTAGAGGTAGAGGTAGAAATAGAGAGAGTCTCTTCCAGGGCAAGTGATGAAGACGAAGAGGGTAATTCGAGGAAGAAACTTAGACTTACCAAGGAACAAGCTGTCATTTTAGAAGACAGCTTCAAACAACACAGCACTCTCAATCCT AGACAAAAGCAAGTCTTAGCCAAACAGCTGAATCTTCGGCCACGACAAGTAGAAGTGTGGTTCCAAAACAGGAGGGCCAG GACTAAGCTGAAGCAAACTGAAGTGGACTGCGAGTTGTTGAGAAAGCGTTGCGAAACACTGACAGATGAGAATCAAAGGCTGCAGAAGGAGCTGCAAGAGCTGAAAGCACTAAAACTAGCGACCCCTTTATATATGCAGCTGCCTGCAGCTACCCTAACCATGTGCCCTTCTTGTGAGAGGATTGGGAGTGGCGGCGACGCCTCGTCTAAGACTTCTTTCACGATCGGAGCAAAGCCTCGCTTCTGTAATCCCTTCACCCATCCATCTCCAGCTTGCTAG
- the LOC117907781 gene encoding branched-chain-amino-acid aminotransferase 2, chloroplastic-like isoform X2, translating into MISRRACFRNLLQSLRTGSTASKLRSSNCFTSRTAPSLQPVVELSPDSDDEYADVDWDNLGFSLRPTDYMYITKCTGGDSFEEGHLSRYGNIELSPSAGVLNYGQGLFEGTKAYRRENGRLCLFRPDQNAIRMQVGAERMCMPSPSIHQFVEAVKQTAFANKRWIPPPGKGSLYIRPLLMGSGPVLGLGPAPECTFLIYASPVGNYFKEGLAPLNLFIDDEYHRATRGGAGGVKTITNYSPVLKALTRAKSRGFSDVLYLDSVYKKNIEEVSSCNVFIVKDNVISTPATGGTILEGVTRKSIIDIALDHGYQVKEQCIPVEEVMEADEVFCTGTAVGVAAVGSITYQGKRVEYKMGDQCVSQELFSTYMEIQKGDIEDKKGWILEID; encoded by the exons ATGATCAGTAGGAGGGCCTGCTTTCGCAATTTGCTCCAATCTCTAAGAACGGGTTCCACTGCATCTAAG CTTAGATCTTCCAATTGCTTTACGTCAAGGACTGCACCTTCCTTGCAACCAGTGGTCGAGCTCTCTCCTGATAG TGATGATGAGTACGCTGATGTGGACTGGGACAACCTGGGATTTTCTCTAAGACCCACCGATTACATGTACATAACAAAATGCACCGGGGGTGATAGTTTTGAAGAAGGCCATCTTAGTCGCTATGGAAATATAGAGTTGAGCCCTTCTGCTGGTGTGTTAAATTATGGGCAG GGGCTGTTTGAAGGCACCAAAGCATATAGGAGAGAAAATGGGCGCCTCTGCCTCTTCCGCCCTGATCAGAATGCCATCCGTATGCAGGTTGGTGCAGAAAGAATGTGCATGCCTTCCCCATCCATCCATCAATTTGTAGAAGCTGTCAAGCAAACTGCATTCGCTAACAAGCGCTGG ATTCCTCCTCCAGGAAAAGGGTCACTGTATATTAGACCTTTGCTCATGGGGAGTGGACCCGTATTGGGTTTAGGCCCAGCACCTGAATGCACATTCCTCATATATGCTTCCCCTGTAGGCAACTATTTCAAG GAGGGTTTGGCACCCTTGAACCTATTTATTGACGATGAGTATCATCGTGCAACACGTGGAGGGGCTGGAGGGGTGAAAACCATTACCAATTATTCTCCT GTTTTGAAAGCACTAACTAGAGCAAAGAGCAGAGGGTTCTCTGATGTGCTATACCTGGATTCAGTGTATAAGAAAAACATCGAGGAGGTCTCTTCTTGTAACGTCTTCATTGTGAAG GATAATGTTATTTCAACTCCGGCTACAGGAGGAACCATTCTTGAAGGAGTGACTCGAAAAAGCATCATTGACATTGCACTTGATCACGGTTACCAG GTTAAGGAGCAATGTATTCCAGTGGAGGAAGTGATGGAAGCCGATGAAGTTTTCTGCACCGGAACCGCTGTTGGTGTAGCTGCGGTGGGAAGCATTACATATCAGGGTAAAAG GGTGGAATACAAAATGGGTGATCAGTGTGTGAGTCAGGAACTGTTCTCAACGTATATGGAGATTCAAAAAGGTGATATCGAGGACAAGAAAGGCTGGATTCTGGAGATTGATTAA
- the LOC117907781 gene encoding branched-chain-amino-acid aminotransferase 2, chloroplastic-like isoform X1 has protein sequence MISRRACFRNLLQSLRTGSTASKLRSSNCFTSRTAPSLQPVVELSPDSDDEYADVDWDNLGFSLRPTDYMYITKCTGGDSFEEGHLSRYGNIELSPSAGVLNYGQGLFEGTKAYRRENGRLCLFRPDQNAIRMQVGAERMCMPSPSIHQFVEAVKQTAFANKRWQIPPPGKGSLYIRPLLMGSGPVLGLGPAPECTFLIYASPVGNYFKEGLAPLNLFIDDEYHRATRGGAGGVKTITNYSPVLKALTRAKSRGFSDVLYLDSVYKKNIEEVSSCNVFIVKDNVISTPATGGTILEGVTRKSIIDIALDHGYQVKEQCIPVEEVMEADEVFCTGTAVGVAAVGSITYQGKRVEYKMGDQCVSQELFSTYMEIQKGDIEDKKGWILEID, from the exons ATGATCAGTAGGAGGGCCTGCTTTCGCAATTTGCTCCAATCTCTAAGAACGGGTTCCACTGCATCTAAG CTTAGATCTTCCAATTGCTTTACGTCAAGGACTGCACCTTCCTTGCAACCAGTGGTCGAGCTCTCTCCTGATAG TGATGATGAGTACGCTGATGTGGACTGGGACAACCTGGGATTTTCTCTAAGACCCACCGATTACATGTACATAACAAAATGCACCGGGGGTGATAGTTTTGAAGAAGGCCATCTTAGTCGCTATGGAAATATAGAGTTGAGCCCTTCTGCTGGTGTGTTAAATTATGGGCAG GGGCTGTTTGAAGGCACCAAAGCATATAGGAGAGAAAATGGGCGCCTCTGCCTCTTCCGCCCTGATCAGAATGCCATCCGTATGCAGGTTGGTGCAGAAAGAATGTGCATGCCTTCCCCATCCATCCATCAATTTGTAGAAGCTGTCAAGCAAACTGCATTCGCTAACAAGCGCTGG CAGATTCCTCCTCCAGGAAAAGGGTCACTGTATATTAGACCTTTGCTCATGGGGAGTGGACCCGTATTGGGTTTAGGCCCAGCACCTGAATGCACATTCCTCATATATGCTTCCCCTGTAGGCAACTATTTCAAG GAGGGTTTGGCACCCTTGAACCTATTTATTGACGATGAGTATCATCGTGCAACACGTGGAGGGGCTGGAGGGGTGAAAACCATTACCAATTATTCTCCT GTTTTGAAAGCACTAACTAGAGCAAAGAGCAGAGGGTTCTCTGATGTGCTATACCTGGATTCAGTGTATAAGAAAAACATCGAGGAGGTCTCTTCTTGTAACGTCTTCATTGTGAAG GATAATGTTATTTCAACTCCGGCTACAGGAGGAACCATTCTTGAAGGAGTGACTCGAAAAAGCATCATTGACATTGCACTTGATCACGGTTACCAG GTTAAGGAGCAATGTATTCCAGTGGAGGAAGTGATGGAAGCCGATGAAGTTTTCTGCACCGGAACCGCTGTTGGTGTAGCTGCGGTGGGAAGCATTACATATCAGGGTAAAAG GGTGGAATACAAAATGGGTGATCAGTGTGTGAGTCAGGAACTGTTCTCAACGTATATGGAGATTCAAAAAGGTGATATCGAGGACAAGAAAGGCTGGATTCTGGAGATTGATTAA